CGAGGCCGAACTCGCAGCCAGCCGCGAGTACGACGAACTCGAGGATCGTCTTGCCGTATTGCGCACGCGCGTCGATGAGACAGTTGCTGCGGTTCTCGAGGGTGGCGATGCGCGACAGCTCTCACAGGATATCGCCCGTGGTGCGTCCGAGGAGTAGTCCTATGGATTCTCGGCATCGACCAACTCGAGTGTCATCACGTCTCTGACGTCGATCTGTGTGCCACCATCCGGGCCGCAGTCGACCGATAACCGCCAGTCATGGGCGTCGGCGATGGCTTTGACGAGTGCGAGTCCTAATCCGTTTCGCGCCGTTTCGTTCCCCGGGGATGCGGGATCGAACACGCGGTCGTGCGTTGCAGCATAACTCTCGGCCGCATCGTCTCGCAGGAAAAAGCCACGCGAGCGGGTATCCTCGTTCTCGAGGCCGACCACGTCGATCCAGACGGTTACGTCTCGTCCCTTGTCAGTGTCGCTTCGCGCTGCGACGTCGTTGAACGCCGCCTCGAGGAACGAGATGAACCGGTCGGAATCAGCTCTGAGCGTCGCTTCTTGCTCGACGATGACGTTCTCTGCGATCAGCTGTGAACTATCAGCAGCCTCGAGAACGGCCTGCTCGAGGCGAATCCGGCTTCGGGTTCGAACTGACGAGGCGTTTCGGGCGAACTCCCGGACGTCGTCGATGAGCCGTTCAGCCCGGTCCAGTGTCGTGCCGACGGACTCCTCTGCGAGTGGGAACTGCCACGAGTCGTCAGTCGGATCATCATCGAGTGCGTCCGCGACCTCCTCGAGTTGCTGTTGAAGGTCGTTCGAGAGCACGTCCGCAACGCTCTCGAGTCGCTCTGTCTGGCGCTCGAGTTCGACGGTTCGATCGCGAAGGATCTGCTCGCGGTCTGCACGGTCGAGTGCGGCACGGGTGTTTTCGACCAGCGTCGAAACGAGGTCGACATCGGTCTCGTCGAAGCGATTGGCTTCGAACGAGCCAGTCATGAGGATACCGTGGGTTCCAATTGGTGCGATGATCTCCGACCGAATGGGGGTTTCGGGGTTATAGAGGTCATCTTCGGCCTCGAGATCGTCGAATTGTTCGACGCCGCCGGCTTCGAAGACGTCCCAGACGAGTCCCTCCCCGGGATTGAATCGCGGGAGGCCACCGAACTCGTCGTGTGCGTCAGCGGTTCCCGCGACTGGCTCGAGATAGCCATGTTCTTCCTCGAGTAGCCATGCGCCGCTGATTGGGAGGCCAAGCAGGTCGCTACCGGCGTGGACGGCGATCGCACAGATCTCCTCGGGATCGTCGGAGTCAAGCAGCCAGCGAGTAATCTCGTGTAGCGACGTCGCGACGCGCTCGTACTCGTGCTGGTCGGTAATGTCGCGAATCACGCAGGCGACGGTCGCTGTCTTGTCTTCAATCGGGACAAACCGAAATTCGCTCATCCGTTCGACGCCGGCCGCGTTCGTGATCGCCGCCTCGAGCGTACGCGTCTCGGTCGCGCCGGTGTCGATGTCGGTGATCGCACGCCCCATTTCGAGTGCCTGTTCATCCGCAACGTCGGCTAGTTCAGTGAGAATTTCGACGTGTTCACCGACGAGTTCAGCACGGGACGTTCCAAGCAGGTGCTCGAGTGCGCTGTTGACGGAGACGATTCGGCGGTCCTGGCTCAGTGTGAGGACGCCGTCGCTGATCGCTTCAACGACGGCCGCATGCTGGGCGAGGGCGGTCTCCTGTTGCTTTCGCTCGGTGACGTCGCGCATGTACACCGACAGGCCGGTCTCGGAGGGGTACGCCCGCGCTTCGAACCAGGTCTCGAGGCGGGTATGATAGACTTCGAACGAGACAGGAATCTGTTTGTCCATCGCCTGATGAAAGCCGTCGGGAAACTGCGTCTCGACGGTTTCGGGGAACTCATCCCACATGACTCGGCCGATGAGTTCCGAGCGCGAACGCTTGAGCAGCGACTGTGCGCGCCGGTTGAGATACGTAAACCGAAAGTCCGTATCGAGTGCGAAAAACGCGTCTGAAACGCGATCGAGCGCTGGGATCGATCGGCGTTTCACGCCGTCTCACCTGTTGCTCCCGCCGCGTCGGAAGAGCCCAGCGTATGCGTCACCGGCATTGACTGCGGACCACGATCGAGAGACATAGAACAGTGTTATCTATACTTTGGGTAGCGCGTATTTCAGTGTCGCGGCCGACGCCCACTGGACGGCAATTACCGTCTCGAGCGGGCTCTCGTCCATCAGAACT
The Natronolimnobius sp. AArcel1 genome window above contains:
- a CDS encoding PAS domain-containing protein codes for the protein MKRRSIPALDRVSDAFFALDTDFRFTYLNRRAQSLLKRSRSELIGRVMWDEFPETVETQFPDGFHQAMDKQIPVSFEVYHTRLETWFEARAYPSETGLSVYMRDVTERKQQETALAQHAAVVEAISDGVLTLSQDRRIVSVNSALEHLLGTSRAELVGEHVEILTELADVADEQALEMGRAITDIDTGATETRTLEAAITNAAGVERMSEFRFVPIEDKTATVACVIRDITDQHEYERVATSLHEITRWLLDSDDPEEICAIAVHAGSDLLGLPISGAWLLEEEHGYLEPVAGTADAHDEFGGLPRFNPGEGLVWDVFEAGGVEQFDDLEAEDDLYNPETPIRSEIIAPIGTHGILMTGSFEANRFDETDVDLVSTLVENTRAALDRADREQILRDRTVELERQTERLESVADVLSNDLQQQLEEVADALDDDPTDDSWQFPLAEESVGTTLDRAERLIDDVREFARNASSVRTRSRIRLEQAVLEAADSSQLIAENVIVEQEATLRADSDRFISFLEAAFNDVAARSDTDKGRDVTVWIDVVGLENEDTRSRGFFLRDDAAESYAATHDRVFDPASPGNETARNGLGLALVKAIADAHDWRLSVDCGPDGGTQIDVRDVMTLELVDAENP